A genomic window from Fusarium falciforme chromosome 2, complete sequence includes:
- a CDS encoding S5A-REDUCTASE domain-containing protein, producing MPSLLRALLPPVTTALALQAAAGLPSIAAKSDRIYDLSGSLTFLAVGALSLYMPRLVGPVIPGVISVLCGQGPTVLRHADWRQLVLTGAVAIWATRLGSYLFARVLQNGHDSRFDEIKTSAPKFAGAFFGQALWVSLCLSPVILLNAVPPAVLSAAVPKLLLTDVLGLTIWAGGFACEVIADRQKSAWMKEKKEKLHDEDFMTRGLFSRSQFPNYFGEITLWTGIATVAAGILARQPVQLALGLSGSAGSILTTTALSYVSPAFAALLLTKVSGIPLSEEKYDKRYGHRKDYQEWKKNTPKLIPRFW from the exons ATGCCGTCCCTCCTCCGtgccctcctccccccgGTCACGAccgccctcgccctccagGCCGCAGCCGGTCTCCCCTCCATCGCCGCCAAATCCGATCGCATCTACGACCTAAGCGGCTCCCTCACCTTCCTCGCCGTCGGTGCTTTAAGCCTGTACATGCCCCGCCTCGTCGGACCCGTCATCCCCGGCGTCATCTCCGTCCTGTGCGGCCAAGGACCGACGGTTCTGAGGCACGCAGACTGGAGACAGTTGGTGCTTACAGGCGCCGTAGCGATTTGGGCGACGCGAT TGGGATCATACCTCTTTGCTCGAGTCCTCCAAAACGGCCACGACTCACGCTTCGACGAAATCAAGACGTCGGCACCTAAATTCGCCGGCGCCTTCTTCGGCCAGGCCCTTTGGGTCTCACTCTGCCTCTCGCCTGTCATCCTTCTCAACGCCGTGCCCCCAGCTGTTCTATCCGCCGCGGTGCCCAAGCTCCTTCTCACAGACGTCCTTGGGCTGACCATCTGGGCTGGCGGCTTCGCGTGCGAGGTTATCGCTGATAGACAAAAGAGCGCCtggatgaaggagaagaaggagaagcttcATGATGAGGATTTCATGACTCGAGGGTTGTTCTCTAGAAG CCAATTCCCCAACTACTTTGGTGAAATCACCCTCTGGACAGGCATCGCCACCGTCGCCGCTGGTATTCTAGCGAGACAGCCTGTTCAGCTGGCTCTCGGCCTCTCTGGCAGTGCGGGCAGCATACTGACTACAACAGCTCTGTCATATGTGAGCCCTGCCTTTGCGGCGCTGCTGTTGACAAAGGTATCCGGCATCCCATTGAGCGAAGAAAAGTACGACAAGCGATATGGTCATCGTAAGGACTATCAGGAGTGGAAGAAGAACACACCCAAGCTCATCCCTCGCTTCTGGTAA
- a CDS encoding CIA30 domain-containing protein, translating into MANQLTYLFGVYSPWSQDLWTASDDRVRGGSSISNLTICEPPSQAIFHGTLDTKTLGGAGFASQRTKGDLSLDLSQTEGLQLDLGAGNSEQKFTLTVKDTIPERREDGRDEAGVSWEVDFEPPAEGGIIVKKWDEFRATYRGRDLDDPKPLGLGDIKRISLMMRSFFDQQDGDFKLVVNSIAAINKTFDGDESDDEDLRKPAKRDETAARPWWKMLFCGLL; encoded by the exons ATGGCGAACCAGTTGACATATCTCTTTGGCG TTTATAGCCCTTGGTCTCAGGACCTCTGGACTGCTTCTGACGACCGTGTTCGAGGCGGctccagcatctccaacctAACAATCTGCGAACCCCCTTCGCAGGCCATCTTCCACGGGACCCTCGACACCAAGACGCTCGGCGGCGCTGGCTTCGCCTCTCAGCGCACAAAGGGCGACCTTTCCCTCGACCTCTCCCAGACGGAGGGTCTGCAGCTGGACCTAGGCGCGGGCAACTCGGAGCAGAAGTTCACTCTCACCGTCAAGGATACGATTCctgagaggagggaggatggACGTGATGAAGCTGGTGTCAGCTGGGAGGTGGACTTTGAGCCGCCTGCCGAGGGAGGAATCATTGTCAAGAAGTGGGATGAGTTTAGGGCTACGTATCGAGGCAGGGACCTTGATGATCCGAAgcccttgggcttgggagaTATCAAGAGGATTTCGCTCATGATGCGAAG CTTCTTTGACCAGCAGGATGGCGATTTCAAGCTCGTCGTCAACTCGATCGCGGCCATCAACAAGACTTTTGACGGAGAcgagagcgacgacgaggacctgAGAAAGCCAGCGAAGCGGGATGAGACGGCGGCGCGTCCTTGGTGGAAGATGCTGTTCTGTGGGCTGTTGTAG